One [Clostridium] saccharolyticum WM1 DNA segment encodes these proteins:
- a CDS encoding N-acetylmuramoyl-L-alanine amidase family protein yields MRYRKKLTALLMAGLVGTAALIPAGTAWGATGWVADGSKWKYIDQDGSTHKGWVKTSDGTFYFLDLSTGYMATGWKQINGNWYYFHSNGAMATKWIQDGGKYYYLMDDTGVLVKGWLKIGNDYYYMKGDGSMSAGWREMDGGWYYFKENGKCTIGWGQIGSDWFYFGSDGKMVTGWKQIDNAYYYLNVDSKSVLGKMMTGWLSDGTNKYYMDTSNGKMAHGWKQVDGSWYYFNDSGHMTTGWIQLSGVYYYLDPSTGKMAMNTTLTIDGKSYTFGSNGAYQGNASGSPSGSTNGNSPGGTSTDTSTAPGGSSQGTSGSGGPGGTSSGGNTLSGAPGSSSNDTPGGSSNPSGSNGYQLSPGLTTGPG; encoded by the coding sequence ATGCGATATAGAAAAAAATTGACAGCGCTGCTCATGGCAGGACTTGTAGGAACCGCTGCCCTGATACCGGCTGGTACAGCCTGGGGGGCCACTGGCTGGGTTGCAGATGGTTCCAAGTGGAAATATATTGACCAGGACGGTTCCACTCATAAAGGCTGGGTAAAAACATCTGACGGTACCTTTTATTTTCTTGATCTTTCCACCGGCTATATGGCTACAGGGTGGAAACAAATCAACGGAAACTGGTACTATTTTCATTCCAACGGCGCCATGGCTACCAAGTGGATTCAGGATGGGGGAAAATATTATTACCTCATGGATGATACAGGTGTCCTTGTAAAGGGATGGTTAAAAATAGGCAATGACTACTATTATATGAAGGGTGACGGTTCGATGTCTGCCGGCTGGCGGGAAATGGACGGAGGCTGGTATTACTTCAAGGAAAACGGCAAATGCACCATTGGGTGGGGACAGATTGGAAGCGACTGGTTTTATTTCGGTTCTGACGGAAAAATGGTCACTGGCTGGAAGCAGATTGACAATGCTTACTATTATCTGAATGTGGATTCCAAGTCTGTATTAGGTAAGATGATGACAGGCTGGCTCAGTGACGGAACCAATAAATATTACATGGATACCAGCAACGGAAAGATGGCTCACGGATGGAAGCAGGTGGACGGCTCCTGGTATTATTTTAATGATTCCGGACATATGACCACCGGTTGGATACAGCTTTCCGGCGTTTACTATTATCTTGATCCTTCTACCGGTAAGATGGCGATGAACACCACCCTTACGATTGATGGAAAGAGTTATACCTTTGGCTCCAACGGAGCTTATCAGGGGAATGCTTCCGGTTCACCTTCCGGTTCAACGAACGGAAACAGCCCCGGAGGGACATCAACAGACACTTCCACTGCTCCAGGGGGATCTTCTCAAGGAACCTCAGGCTCCGGCGGGCCGGGAGGAACTTCTTCCGGCGGCAATACCTTAAGCGGAGCTCCGGGAAGTTCTTCAAACGATACTCCCGGCGGTTCATCCAATCCTTCCGGCAGCAATGGCTATCAGCTGTCACCAGGGCTTACGACAGGTCCCGGTTGA
- a CDS encoding GH25 family lysozyme, whose amino-acid sequence MRHKKIGMRFAAAALCAFMGMSAGFGPAMDSWAAAYEKVNGYYQLADGTVIQQAIARGIDVSRWQGNVNWAAVAADDVSFVMLGTRSKGVVDPNFHTNVKGASAAGLKVGAYIYSLATTPDMARAEADFVLSLVKDYPISFPIAFDAEDSATLGTLPPAQVSEVINAFCQRIADAGYYPIVYANDYWLSKKIDLSNMPYDVWVARYEAKHVYANPIMWQVTSTGSIDGINGNVDIDFLYKDLTPKLPGNMWRTIGGKTYYYQNYSIQKNAWINDGTGWFFMNEEGLTATGWFDKDGLRYYLDETTGRMNIGWKLLSDKWYFFNPSGSMNTGWLSDNGSRYYLESNGAMATGWKELNNQYYYLDPTSGQMATGWKDINSKRYFLQESGVMATGWLDNNGSRYYLNNDGSMATGWLADGTSKYYLAGSGAVSTGWQLIDNSWYFFSPSGTMATGWVNPDGNWYYIGNDGKMQSGWLEDRGAKYYLSASSGKMTVGWRQIDGSWYYFGGSGAMATGMTQVNGQQYYLNPSDGKMAASTAFVLDGVSYTADANGVCTVTPQETAGQTGGENTAESQTSQSETTPAESASQTKEIGPGIHK is encoded by the coding sequence TTGAGACACAAGAAAATTGGCATGCGGTTTGCCGCAGCCGCATTATGCGCCTTTATGGGGATGTCTGCAGGGTTTGGCCCGGCCATGGACTCCTGGGCCGCGGCCTATGAAAAAGTCAATGGCTATTACCAGCTGGCGGACGGTACGGTGATTCAACAGGCAATCGCCAGAGGGATCGACGTTTCCAGATGGCAGGGGAATGTTAACTGGGCGGCTGTGGCGGCTGATGATGTCAGCTTCGTCATGCTGGGCACCAGATCCAAGGGTGTTGTAGACCCCAATTTCCATACCAATGTAAAAGGTGCATCAGCGGCAGGGCTTAAGGTGGGTGCCTATATTTATTCTCTGGCTACCACACCGGACATGGCCAGAGCAGAGGCAGATTTCGTTCTCAGTCTGGTAAAGGATTATCCCATCTCTTTTCCCATCGCTTTTGACGCAGAGGACAGCGCAACCCTTGGTACGCTTCCCCCGGCTCAGGTCAGCGAAGTGATCAACGCATTCTGTCAGCGCATTGCAGATGCAGGGTATTACCCCATCGTATATGCCAATGATTACTGGTTATCAAAGAAAATTGATTTATCAAATATGCCTTATGATGTGTGGGTGGCCCGGTATGAAGCCAAGCATGTCTACGCCAACCCGATCATGTGGCAGGTCACCAGCACCGGCTCCATTGATGGCATTAACGGGAACGTAGACATTGATTTTCTCTACAAAGATCTGACTCCAAAGCTTCCAGGGAATATGTGGAGGACCATTGGAGGGAAGACCTATTACTACCAGAACTATTCCATTCAGAAAAATGCCTGGATCAATGACGGTACCGGCTGGTTCTTCATGAATGAAGAGGGCCTGACCGCCACCGGATGGTTTGATAAGGATGGTCTGCGTTATTATCTGGATGAGACTACAGGACGGATGAACATCGGTTGGAAACTGCTCTCCGACAAATGGTATTTCTTTAATCCAAGCGGATCCATGAATACCGGATGGCTCTCTGACAACGGGTCACGTTATTATCTGGAGTCCAATGGTGCAATGGCCACCGGATGGAAGGAATTAAACAATCAGTATTATTATCTGGATCCAACTTCCGGGCAGATGGCTACCGGATGGAAGGACATAAATAGCAAGCGGTATTTCTTACAGGAAAGCGGTGTAATGGCAACTGGTTGGCTGGATAACAACGGTTCCCGGTATTATTTAAATAACGATGGATCTATGGCAACCGGGTGGCTGGCCGATGGTACCTCCAAGTATTATCTTGCTGGAAGCGGTGCGGTTTCCACCGGCTGGCAGCTCATAGACAATAGCTGGTATTTCTTTAGCCCGAGCGGTACTATGGCAACAGGATGGGTCAATCCTGACGGAAACTGGTATTATATTGGGAATGACGGAAAGATGCAGTCCGGCTGGCTTGAGGACCGGGGAGCAAAGTATTATTTAAGCGCTTCCTCCGGTAAGATGACTGTAGGCTGGAGACAGATTGACGGATCCTGGTATTACTTTGGCGGAAGCGGTGCCATGGCGACCGGCATGACCCAGGTCAATGGCCAGCAGTATTACCTAAATCCGTCTGATGGAAAGATGGCGGCCTCTACTGCATTTGTATTGGATGGCGTTTCCTATACTGCTGATGCAAACGGTGTTTGCACGGTGACACCTCAGGAAACTGCGGGACAGACGGGCGGAGAAAACACAGCAGAAAGCCAGACTTCCCAGTCTGAGACAACACCTGCAGAATCTGCCAGCCAGACAAAGGAAATCGGCCCTGGAATACATAAATAA
- a CDS encoding glycosyltransferase family 2 protein codes for MGNTLSVVVSCYNEELALKQFYEETASILNKLNWDYELIFVNDGSQDGTMKVLDQLSGRDKKVKVISFSRNFGHEAAMIAGLDYSSGDGIVCMDADLQHPPEYLPEIIRKFESGYDIINMVRTKNESAGWFKNFASSSFYRLINALSDVKFEPNASDFFAISRRASDVLKDNYREKVRFLRGYVQNIGFNKTTIEYEAGIRVAGESKYSIKKLMVFSLNTIMCFSNLPLKLGIYAGCGAGLLGILMMIYTIWSWARVGTPNGYATTIVLICFMFAVLFLIVGIIGNYIAILFAELKDRPIYIVGETKNFSD; via the coding sequence ATGGGAAATACATTATCGGTCGTGGTATCATGCTACAATGAGGAACTGGCTCTTAAACAGTTCTATGAAGAAACGGCCAGCATTTTAAATAAACTTAACTGGGACTATGAACTGATCTTTGTCAATGACGGAAGCCAGGATGGGACCATGAAGGTCCTTGACCAATTATCCGGGCGGGATAAAAAGGTAAAGGTGATCAGCTTTTCCAGAAACTTCGGCCATGAGGCAGCCATGATCGCTGGCCTGGATTACAGCAGCGGCGATGGGATCGTCTGCATGGATGCGGATCTGCAGCATCCTCCCGAGTATTTACCGGAAATCATCAGAAAGTTTGAAAGCGGCTATGACATCATCAATATGGTCCGGACGAAAAATGAGTCCGCAGGCTGGTTCAAGAACTTTGCCTCTTCTTCCTTTTACCGTTTGATCAATGCGCTCTCCGATGTGAAGTTTGAACCAAATGCTTCTGATTTCTTCGCCATCTCCAGGCGGGCTTCTGATGTACTTAAGGATAATTACAGGGAAAAGGTCCGTTTTCTCCGGGGATATGTGCAGAACATTGGTTTTAATAAGACCACCATTGAATATGAAGCAGGAATCCGGGTGGCAGGTGAGAGCAAATACAGCATTAAAAAGCTTATGGTTTTTTCTTTAAATACCATCATGTGCTTTTCCAATCTGCCTTTAAAGCTTGGAATATATGCCGGATGCGGGGCAGGTCTTTTGGGGATCCTCATGATGATTTATACCATATGGAGCTGGGCGAGAGTAGGGACGCCAAACGGGTATGCCACCACCATTGTGCTGATCTGCTTCATGTTCGCTGTGCTGTTCCTGATCGTGGGGATCATCGGCAATTACATTGCCATTCTGTTTGCGGAACTGAAGGACAGACCTATTTATATCGTTGGAGAGACGAAGAATTTTTCGGATTAA